A single genomic interval of Staphylococcus hyicus harbors:
- a CDS encoding helix-turn-helix domain-containing protein, whose protein sequence is MDIGQKLKTLRLLKNLTQEELGERTDLSKGYISQIESDKTSPSMETFLNLLEVLGTTPAEFFEKNQVDKIHYPKSEQLTYDEYDKGYFLQWPVKTSNEFEMEPLLLTLQPHSSYKLFEPSYSDTFVYCMCGCVTLKLGNEKYKATEGDALYFKATKQHQLINEHNFEGRVMIVATSSYL, encoded by the coding sequence ATGGACATAGGACAAAAACTAAAAACGTTGAGGCTACTTAAAAATTTGACGCAAGAAGAATTAGGAGAACGCACGGATTTATCAAAAGGATACATATCACAAATCGAAAGTGATAAAACATCACCTAGTATGGAAACATTCTTGAATTTATTAGAAGTATTAGGTACGACACCCGCTGAATTTTTTGAAAAGAATCAAGTAGATAAAATCCATTACCCTAAGTCTGAGCAACTCACATATGACGAGTATGATAAAGGATACTTTTTACAATGGCCAGTAAAAACATCTAATGAATTTGAGATGGAACCGTTATTACTTACGCTACAACCTCATTCGTCATATAAATTGTTTGAGCCTTCATATTCGGATACCTTTGTGTATTGTATGTGTGGGTGTGTCACGCTTAAATTGGGGAATGAAAAATATAAAGCGACTGAAGGGGACGCTTTATATTTTAAAGCTACGAAACAGCACCAACTCATTAATGAACACAATTTTGAGGGACGCGTGATGATTGTTGCAACGTCATCGTATTTATAG
- a CDS encoding ABC transporter permease, with translation MRHISRWLAIPYILWMLIFIIIPVLLLCYFSFVDRNGHFSLENYQQFFTMRYMYMLGESILYAAIITFVCLLISYPAAYFIRQSKHASTWLLVMIIPTWMNLLLKTYAFIGIFSQDGLINRFMHALHLPSQSLLFTAPAFIIVSAYIYIPFMLLPIYNSMKDINNQLFYAAQDLGANTFTTMQKVLLPLSKEGIKTGIQVTFIPALSLFMITRLIAGNKVVNIGTAIEEQFLVIQNYGMGSTIALFLVLFMALLLIMTRTKSKGGASR, from the coding sequence ATGAGACATATTAGTCGTTGGTTGGCTATCCCCTATATTTTGTGGATGCTGATCTTTATCATTATACCTGTACTATTACTTTGTTATTTTTCGTTTGTCGATCGTAACGGTCACTTTTCATTAGAAAATTATCAACAATTTTTTACAATGCGATATATGTACATGTTAGGAGAATCTATCTTATATGCGGCTATCATCACATTCGTATGTTTATTGATTAGTTATCCTGCAGCTTATTTTATTCGTCAGTCGAAACATGCATCAACGTGGTTACTTGTCATGATTATTCCCACATGGATGAATTTACTACTTAAGACATATGCATTTATTGGGATTTTCAGTCAAGATGGACTTATCAATCGTTTCATGCATGCCCTTCATTTACCAAGTCAATCACTGTTATTTACTGCGCCAGCTTTTATCATTGTGTCAGCGTATATTTATATTCCTTTTATGTTGTTGCCGATCTACAATAGTATGAAAGATATTAACAATCAATTGTTTTATGCTGCTCAAGATTTAGGAGCGAATACGTTTACCACAATGCAAAAAGTGCTATTACCATTGTCAAAAGAAGGCATTAAAACAGGCATACAAGTCACTTTTATTCCTGCGTTGTCATTATTTATGATAACGCGGCTCATAGCTGGTAATAAAGTGGTCAATATTGGTACAGCAATAGAAGAGCAATTTTTAGTCATACAAAATTATGGAATGGGCTCTACCATAGCGCTATTTTTAGTCTTATTTATGGCACTTCTTCTAATTATGACGCGTACGAAAAGTAAGGGAGGGGCGTCACGATGA
- a CDS encoding dihydrolipoamide acetyltransferase family protein has product MAFEFKLPDIGEGIHEGEIVKWFVKAGDQIEEDDVLCEVQNDKSVVEIPSPVSGKVEEVLVEEGTVAVVGDTIVKIDAPDAEEMQFKGGHDDDSSSDNKEEVKEEAKEEAPQQPAANEEVDENRHVKAMPSVRKYARDNNVNIKAVNGTGKNGRITKEDVDAYLNGGGQATTPQTEASAPAESPQEATAAPTAAPAGDFPETTEKIPAMRKAIAKAMVNSKHTAPHVTLMDEIDVQQLWDHRKKFKEIAAEQGTKLTFLPYVVKALVSALKKYPALNTSFNEEAGEVVHKHYWNIGIAADTDRGLLVPVVKHADRKSIFQISDEINELAVKARDGKLTSDEMKGATCTISNIGSAGGQWFTPVINHPEVAILGIGRIAQKPIVKDGEIVAAPVLALSLSFDHRQIDGATGQNAMNHIKRLLNNPELLLMEG; this is encoded by the coding sequence GTGGCATTTGAATTTAAATTACCAGATATTGGTGAAGGTATCCACGAAGGTGAAATTGTAAAGTGGTTTGTAAAAGCTGGAGATCAAATCGAAGAAGACGATGTACTATGTGAAGTTCAAAACGATAAATCTGTCGTTGAAATCCCTTCACCTGTTTCAGGGAAAGTTGAAGAAGTTCTTGTCGAAGAGGGAACTGTAGCAGTCGTAGGTGATACAATTGTTAAAATTGATGCACCAGATGCAGAAGAAATGCAATTCAAAGGCGGTCACGATGACGATAGCTCAAGTGACAACAAAGAAGAAGTTAAAGAGGAAGCTAAAGAAGAAGCGCCGCAACAACCAGCTGCTAATGAAGAAGTTGACGAAAACAGACATGTTAAAGCAATGCCTTCAGTGCGCAAGTATGCACGTGACAACAATGTAAACATTAAAGCTGTTAATGGTACAGGTAAAAATGGTAGAATTACAAAAGAAGATGTTGATGCTTACTTAAATGGTGGTGGCCAAGCTACAACACCTCAAACGGAAGCTTCAGCACCAGCTGAATCTCCTCAAGAAGCAACTGCAGCACCTACAGCAGCACCAGCAGGTGACTTCCCAGAAACAACTGAAAAAATTCCTGCAATGCGTAAGGCAATTGCTAAAGCGATGGTTAACTCTAAGCATACAGCGCCTCACGTAACATTAATGGATGAAATTGATGTTCAACAATTATGGGATCACCGTAAGAAATTTAAAGAAATCGCAGCTGAACAAGGTACGAAATTAACATTCTTACCATATGTTGTTAAAGCGTTAGTGTCAGCACTTAAAAAATACCCTGCACTTAACACATCATTCAACGAAGAAGCTGGTGAAGTTGTACACAAACATTACTGGAACATTGGTATCGCTGCAGATACAGACAGAGGTTTATTAGTACCTGTTGTAAAACATGCAGATCGTAAATCAATCTTCCAAATTTCTGATGAAATTAATGAACTTGCGGTTAAAGCTCGTGATGGTAAATTAACTTCAGACGAAATGAAAGGTGCAACATGTACAATCAGCAATATCGGTTCTGCAGGTGGTCAATGGTTTACACCAGTTATTAACCATCCTGAAGTTGCAATTTTAGGTATTGGTCGTATTGCTCAAAAACCTATCGTAAAAGATGGTGAAATTGTAGCAGCGCCTGTATTAGCATTATCATTAAGCTTTGACCATAGACAAATTGATGGTGCGACTGGTCAAAACGCAATGAACCACATCAAGCGTTTACTTAACAATCCAGAATTATTATTAATGGAGGGGTAA
- a CDS encoding UPF0223 family protein: MDYQYPIDVEWSQEEMVQVISFFNAIESYYESNVERDVLLTRYQAFKKVVPGKADEKNIFNTFKSESGYDSYQVMKIAKEYPEKKRLSDN; this comes from the coding sequence ATGGATTATCAATATCCTATAGATGTCGAATGGTCACAAGAAGAAATGGTACAAGTGATTTCTTTTTTTAATGCAATTGAGTCATATTATGAGTCAAATGTCGAACGAGATGTTCTTCTAACACGTTATCAAGCATTTAAAAAAGTAGTACCAGGAAAAGCAGATGAGAAAAACATATTCAATACATTTAAATCTGAAAGTGGTTATGATAGCTATCAAGTCATGAAAATAGCTAAAGAGTATCCTGAAAAAAAGAGATTATCTGACAATTAA
- the auxB gene encoding lipoteichoic acid stability factor AuxB yields MAYEAYQQVARPVSRIAEKILGWLSWVLLLLTTIVAMFFGLVLFSNEQSIQNIENGIANNPTMQTFLANNNLTATQFVISMQNGVWAFIVYLIVCLLISFLALISMKHRIVSGLLFLLVAILSIPLFFILVPLFFVVVAFMMFIRKDKMISVPGYYYDGNQVGYERYNGYRDAYDDSDERMYHRPSDQTETRYKSNHNDIAANQSTTTSDNHESPATSESPQVLSRTAKYHHKSTRNQDESPAHDVSEEDDTVVYHPRSESQNEDNSHVFDSRTHVTGKDAHNEETTNDEDVLKQQRKEERAQIKTQKKEERKARKAQVKEQRKARPSAATQRRQNYDYRKQVQKERITEDPDTKK; encoded by the coding sequence ATGGCTTATGAGGCTTACCAACAGGTGGCAAGACCTGTGAGTCGTATTGCTGAAAAAATTCTAGGATGGCTCAGTTGGGTGTTACTTTTATTAACAACGATTGTAGCAATGTTTTTTGGATTAGTTTTATTCAGTAATGAACAGTCAATCCAAAATATTGAAAATGGCATTGCGAATAATCCTACCATGCAAACTTTTTTAGCAAACAATAATTTAACAGCGACACAGTTTGTCATCTCAATGCAAAATGGTGTGTGGGCGTTTATCGTATACTTAATAGTATGTCTTTTGATTTCATTCCTAGCATTGATTTCAATGAAGCACCGAATTGTGTCAGGCTTACTATTTTTACTGGTTGCTATTTTGTCGATTCCGTTATTTTTTATACTTGTCCCGTTATTTTTTGTTGTTGTTGCATTTATGATGTTTATTCGTAAAGATAAAATGATATCCGTTCCAGGGTATTATTATGATGGAAACCAAGTGGGTTACGAACGTTATAATGGTTATCGTGATGCATATGATGATTCAGATGAAAGAATGTATCATAGACCTTCTGATCAAACGGAGACGCGATACAAATCGAATCATAATGACATAGCCGCAAATCAATCAACTACGACTTCTGACAATCATGAATCACCAGCTACATCTGAATCTCCACAGGTGTTATCTAGAACTGCAAAATATCATCACAAATCTACACGAAATCAAGATGAATCACCCGCGCATGATGTATCAGAAGAGGATGATACAGTTGTGTATCACCCGCGCTCTGAATCTCAAAATGAAGACAATAGTCATGTATTTGATTCGCGTACACATGTGACAGGGAAAGATGCACATAATGAAGAAACGACTAATGATGAAGATGTTTTAAAACAACAACGTAAAGAAGAACGTGCTCAAATAAAAACGCAAAAGAAAGAAGAGCGAAAAGCACGCAAAGCCCAGGTGAAAGAACAGCGTAAAGCTCGACCTAGTGCTGCGACGCAACGAAGACAAAACTATGATTATCGTAAGCAAGTTCAAAAAGAACGTATAACTGAGGATCCAGACACAAAAAAATAA
- a CDS encoding ABC transporter substrate-binding protein produces MKQLMQLVIGALLLGILCLGVGYWINHDIGQQKQQKLYVYNWGEYIDPELIKQFEAETGIKVIYETFDSNEAMEAKIRNGGTSYDVAFPSDYTIQKMRKAHLLKPLNKSKISNMKHLDSYYLNQPFDPHNQYSIPYFFGTVGIIYDKTKYPDIKFNSWKDLKNPRLKNDVIFVDGAREIMGLSLNSLGYSLNDTNPKHLKEAEKELKSYAPSVKGVVGDEVSMMLEQHEAGAAVLWSGSAAPIFTSDDRFDYVVPKEGSNLWFDNMVIPKTAQNVDGAHKFINFLLDPKVSKQNTEWVEYGTPNKTAKSLLPKETREDTRIYPTKDEQKRLEVYKDLGPDVLNEYNERFLNFKMGL; encoded by the coding sequence ATGAAACAATTGATGCAACTTGTGATTGGTGCCCTTTTACTTGGTATTCTTTGTTTAGGTGTTGGTTATTGGATCAATCATGATATTGGTCAACAAAAACAACAAAAATTGTATGTGTATAATTGGGGCGAATATATTGATCCTGAGCTAATCAAGCAATTTGAAGCAGAAACAGGTATTAAAGTAATCTACGAAACGTTCGACTCTAATGAGGCTATGGAAGCAAAAATTCGTAACGGTGGCACGAGCTACGATGTTGCTTTTCCAAGTGACTATACGATTCAGAAAATGCGTAAAGCACATTTATTAAAGCCTTTAAATAAATCGAAAATCTCTAATATGAAACATCTAGATTCTTACTATTTAAATCAACCATTTGATCCTCATAATCAGTACTCGATTCCATATTTTTTTGGTACAGTAGGTATTATCTATGACAAAACAAAATATCCTGATATCAAATTTAATAGTTGGAAAGACTTAAAAAATCCAAGGCTTAAAAATGATGTCATATTTGTAGATGGAGCTCGAGAAATTATGGGATTATCATTAAATAGTTTAGGATACAGTTTGAATGATACAAATCCTAAACATTTAAAAGAAGCTGAAAAAGAGCTGAAATCTTATGCACCTTCTGTTAAGGGTGTAGTGGGTGATGAAGTTTCAATGATGCTAGAACAACATGAGGCTGGTGCGGCTGTGTTATGGAGTGGATCTGCTGCACCTATTTTCACGAGTGATGATCGATTTGATTATGTCGTGCCTAAAGAAGGCTCTAACTTATGGTTTGATAATATGGTAATTCCAAAAACAGCACAAAATGTGGATGGCGCACATAAATTTATAAACTTTTTGTTAGATCCAAAAGTGAGTAAACAAAACACGGAATGGGTAGAATATGGTACACCGAATAAAACGGCTAAATCTTTGTTACCTAAAGAAACACGTGAGGATACACGAATTTATCCTACAAAAGATGAACAGAAAAGACTTGAAGTGTATAAAGATTTAGGGCCGGATGTATTAAATGAGTATAATGAGCGATTTCTAAACTTTAAAATGGGATTATGA
- a CDS encoding ABC transporter ATP-binding protein, with product MTALLTFQNVTKKYQNKTIINDINLEIESGHFYTILGPSGCGKTTILKLIAGFEHADAGEIVYQGKTINELPPNKRQVNTVFQDYALFPHLNVYENVAFGLKMKKMNKAKIKEKVLEALKLVKLDQYVEREIHELSGGQKQRIAIARAIVNEPEILLLDESLSALDLKLRTEMQYELRELQSRLGITFVFVTHDQEEALALSDYIFVMRDGNIEQFGTPLDIYDEPVNRYVADFIGESNIVEGHMVQDYVVNIYGQNFECVDKDIPPGKKVDVIIRPEDISLVEASNGLFKATVHSTLFRGVHYEITCIDEQGYQWTIQSTKNAEVDDKVGLYFDPVAIHIMVPGETEEEFDKRIEGYGEVDYETY from the coding sequence TTGACAGCTTTATTAACATTTCAAAATGTCACAAAAAAATATCAAAATAAAACGATTATAAATGATATTAATTTAGAGATTGAATCCGGTCATTTTTATACTATTTTAGGGCCGTCGGGTTGTGGTAAAACGACAATTTTAAAACTTATTGCAGGATTTGAACATGCAGACGCAGGAGAAATTGTCTACCAAGGGAAAACAATTAATGAACTCCCCCCGAATAAACGACAAGTCAATACAGTGTTTCAAGACTATGCGCTTTTTCCACATTTAAACGTTTACGAAAACGTTGCGTTTGGGTTAAAAATGAAAAAAATGAATAAAGCGAAAATTAAAGAGAAGGTGCTTGAAGCTTTAAAATTGGTGAAATTAGATCAATATGTCGAACGAGAAATTCATGAGCTTAGTGGGGGGCAAAAACAACGTATTGCAATAGCACGTGCCATAGTGAATGAACCAGAAATTTTGTTACTAGATGAATCTTTATCGGCGCTAGATTTAAAATTGCGTACAGAAATGCAATATGAATTGAGGGAATTGCAATCAAGATTAGGTATAACGTTTGTGTTTGTAACGCATGATCAAGAAGAGGCATTAGCTTTAAGTGATTACATTTTTGTAATGCGTGACGGTAATATTGAACAATTCGGTACACCCCTTGATATATATGATGAGCCTGTCAATAGATATGTCGCTGACTTTATTGGTGAATCTAATATTGTAGAAGGGCACATGGTTCAAGATTATGTTGTTAATATTTACGGTCAAAATTTTGAATGTGTGGACAAAGATATTCCGCCAGGGAAAAAGGTAGATGTTATCATCAGACCCGAAGATATTTCATTAGTGGAAGCATCTAATGGTCTATTTAAAGCGACGGTGCATTCTACTTTATTTAGAGGCGTCCATTATGAAATTACGTGTATCGATGAGCAAGGGTATCAATGGACGATTCAATCTACTAAAAATGCAGAAGTGGATGATAAAGTAGGCTTGTATTTTGACCCTGTAGCGATTCACATCATGGTACCAGGTGAAACTGAAGAAGAATTTGATAAACGAATTGAAGGTTATGGAGAAGTAGATTATGAGACATATTAG
- a CDS encoding ABC transporter permease produces MKWIGKSYLIALLIVLYLPIFYLMFYSFNSEGNMVHFGGFTLEHYATLFNNKRLLEVVFNTIAVALIAAAISTIIGVFGALMLYQIRNQSLKISFLTLNNVLMVSSDVVIGASFLIMFTAIGHVTGFGLGFTSVLVSHIAFCIPIVVIIVLPKLYEMNESILDAGRDLGASDFQVLSRIVIPQLMPGIIGGFFMALTYSLDDFTVSFFVTGNGFSLLSVEVYSMARRGISMEINAISTILFLIIMLGLVIYQWLKKHNQRTLNHKREMTL; encoded by the coding sequence ATGAAATGGATTGGTAAAAGTTATTTAATTGCGTTACTTATCGTATTATATTTACCTATTTTTTATCTCATGTTTTATTCCTTTAATAGTGAAGGGAATATGGTTCATTTTGGCGGATTTACGTTAGAACATTATGCCACATTATTTAACAATAAGAGATTGCTAGAAGTTGTTTTTAATACAATTGCAGTAGCACTTATTGCCGCAGCAATTTCTACAATCATTGGCGTTTTTGGAGCGCTCATGTTATATCAAATCCGTAATCAATCGTTGAAAATCTCATTTTTAACATTAAATAATGTATTGATGGTTTCGTCAGATGTTGTGATCGGCGCTTCATTTTTAATTATGTTCACAGCGATTGGACATGTTACGGGTTTTGGTTTGGGTTTTACATCTGTCTTAGTGTCTCATATCGCATTTTGTATTCCTATTGTTGTCATCATTGTATTGCCTAAATTGTATGAAATGAATGAATCTATTTTAGATGCCGGTCGCGATTTAGGTGCGTCAGATTTTCAAGTGCTAAGTCGTATTGTTATTCCTCAACTGATGCCAGGCATTATCGGAGGGTTTTTCATGGCGTTAACGTATTCTTTAGATGATTTTACAGTGAGTTTCTTTGTTACTGGGAATGGATTTAGCTTACTTTCTGTAGAAGTGTATTCAATGGCACGACGTGGAATTAGTATGGAAATTAATGCGATATCCACAATACTATTCCTAATTATTATGCTTGGCTTAGTGATTTATCAATGGCTTAAAAAACATAATCAACGCACATTAAATCACAAAAGGGAGATGACTTTATGA
- the lpdA gene encoding dihydrolipoyl dehydrogenase produces MVVGDFPIETDTIVIGAGPGGYVAAIRAAQLGQKVTIVEKGNLGGVCLNVGCIPSKALLNVSHRFEQAQHGADLGVTAENVSLDFDKVQSFKGSVVNKLTSGVEALLKGNKVEIVKGEAYFVDKNSLRVMDDKSAQTYNFKNAIIATGSRPIEIPNFKFGGRILDSTGALNLKEVPKKLVVVGGGYIGSELGTAYANFGTEVTILEGAKDILGGFEKQMTQPVKKGMKAKGMTIETEALAKSAEETDNGVKVTYEVKGEEKTIEADYVLVTVGRRPNTDELGLEEVGVKLTDRGLIDVDKQSRTSVDSIYAIGDIVPGLPLAHKASYEAKIAAEAIAGHNSEVDYIGMPAVCFTEPELAQVGYTEAQAKEEGIEYKASKFPYQANGRALSLDDTTGFVKLITLKEDDTLIGAQVVGTSASDVIAELGLAIEAGMNAEDIALTVHAHPTLGEMSMEAAEKAIGLPIHTM; encoded by the coding sequence ATGGTAGTCGGAGATTTTCCAATTGAAACAGATACTATTGTTATCGGTGCAGGTCCAGGTGGATATGTAGCAGCAATTCGCGCAGCACAACTTGGTCAAAAAGTTACAATCGTTGAAAAAGGTAATTTAGGCGGCGTTTGTTTAAACGTTGGTTGTATTCCTTCAAAAGCATTATTAAACGTATCACACCGTTTTGAACAAGCACAACATGGTGCTGACCTTGGTGTGACTGCTGAAAACGTTTCTTTAGATTTCGATAAAGTACAATCTTTTAAAGGTTCTGTCGTTAATAAATTAACGAGCGGTGTTGAAGCTTTATTAAAAGGTAACAAAGTAGAAATCGTTAAAGGTGAAGCTTATTTCGTAGACAAAAATAGCTTACGTGTAATGGACGATAAAAGTGCGCAAACGTACAACTTCAAAAATGCAATTATTGCTACTGGTTCTCGTCCAATTGAAATCCCTAATTTCAAATTTGGTGGTCGCATCTTAGATTCTACAGGTGCATTAAACCTTAAAGAAGTACCTAAAAAATTAGTTGTCGTTGGTGGCGGTTATATCGGTTCAGAACTTGGTACTGCGTATGCAAACTTTGGTACAGAAGTTACTATCCTTGAAGGTGCGAAAGACATCTTAGGCGGTTTCGAAAAACAAATGACACAACCTGTTAAAAAAGGTATGAAAGCTAAAGGTATGACGATTGAAACGGAAGCTTTAGCAAAATCTGCTGAAGAAACAGACAATGGTGTTAAAGTAACGTATGAAGTTAAAGGTGAAGAAAAAACAATCGAAGCGGATTACGTATTAGTGACTGTAGGTCGCCGTCCTAACACTGATGAATTAGGTTTAGAAGAAGTTGGCGTTAAATTAACAGATCGTGGTTTAATTGATGTTGATAAGCAAAGCCGCACTTCAGTAGATAGTATCTATGCAATTGGTGATATCGTTCCAGGTTTACCTCTTGCACATAAAGCAAGCTACGAAGCTAAAATTGCTGCAGAAGCAATTGCAGGCCACAACTCTGAAGTGGATTACATCGGTATGCCAGCGGTATGTTTCACTGAACCAGAACTTGCTCAAGTTGGTTACACTGAAGCACAAGCGAAAGAAGAAGGTATTGAATATAAAGCTTCTAAATTCCCTTACCAAGCAAACGGTCGTGCATTATCATTAGACGATACAACTGGTTTCGTTAAGTTAATTACACTTAAAGAAGATGACACTCTAATTGGTGCTCAAGTTGTTGGTACTAGTGCGTCTGACGTGATTGCTGAGTTAGGTTTAGCAATTGAAGCAGGTATGAACGCTGAAGATATTGCTTTAACAGTACATGCGCACCCGACATTAGGTGAAATGAGCATGGAAGCTGCTGAAAAAGCAATCGGTTTACCAATTCATACAATGTAA
- a CDS encoding alpha-ketoacid dehydrogenase subunit beta: MAQMTMVQAINNALATELKNDENTLIFGEDVGVNGGVFRVTEGLQKEFGEDRVFDTPLAESGIGGLALGLTTQGYRPIMEVQFLGFVFEVFDSIAGQIARHRFRSGNSKTAPVTIRTPFGGGVHTPELHADNLEGLLAQSPGLKVVIPSGPYDAKGLLIESIRSNDPVVYLEHMKLYRSFREEVPEEEYTIEIGKANVKREGSDLTIITYGAMVQESLKAAEELEKEGHSVEVIDLRTVQPLDIDTIVKSTEKTGRVVVVQEAQKQAGVGANVVSELSERAVLSLEAPIGRVSAPDTIYPFTQAENVWLPNKNDIIEKAKETLEF, encoded by the coding sequence ATGGCACAAATGACAATGGTTCAAGCGATTAACAACGCGCTAGCAACTGAACTTAAAAATGACGAAAACACTTTGATTTTTGGTGAGGACGTAGGTGTTAATGGTGGTGTATTCCGTGTTACGGAAGGATTACAAAAAGAATTCGGTGAAGACCGTGTATTCGACACACCTTTAGCAGAATCTGGTATTGGTGGATTAGCATTAGGTTTAACAACACAAGGTTATCGTCCAATTATGGAAGTACAATTCTTAGGTTTCGTATTCGAAGTATTTGACTCAATTGCAGGTCAAATTGCGCGTCACCGTTTCCGTTCTGGTAACTCAAAAACAGCACCAGTTACAATTCGCACACCATTCGGTGGGGGTGTACACACACCAGAATTACACGCTGATAACTTAGAAGGTCTATTAGCGCAATCACCTGGTCTTAAAGTTGTTATTCCTTCTGGTCCATACGATGCTAAAGGTTTATTAATTGAAAGTATCCGTAGTAACGATCCGGTTGTGTATTTAGAGCATATGAAATTATACCGTTCATTCCGTGAAGAAGTGCCTGAAGAAGAGTACACAATTGAAATTGGTAAAGCAAACGTAAAAAGAGAAGGTTCAGACTTAACAATCATCACATACGGTGCAATGGTTCAAGAATCATTAAAAGCTGCTGAAGAACTTGAAAAAGAAGGCCATTCAGTAGAAGTTATCGACTTACGTACTGTTCAACCACTTGATATCGATACAATTGTAAAATCAACTGAAAAAACAGGACGTGTTGTTGTTGTTCAAGAAGCACAAAAACAAGCGGGTGTAGGTGCAAATGTCGTATCTGAATTATCAGAACGTGCTGTACTTTCATTAGAAGCACCAATTGGTCGTGTTTCAGCTCCGGATACAATCTATCCATTTACGCAAGCTGAAAACGTTTGGTTGCCAAACAAAAACGACATTATCGAAAAAGCAAAAGAAACACTTGAATTTTAA